The following coding sequences lie in one Ctenopharyngodon idella isolate HZGC_01 chromosome 11, HZGC01, whole genome shotgun sequence genomic window:
- the prkcdb gene encoding protein kinase C, delta b, producing the protein MAPFLRIAFNEFNLGDLPPMTEEPFCAIKMKESLSTERGKTLVQRKPTMYPAWKSPFDAHIYEGRVIQVVLMKTAEEALSEATVGVSVIAERCKKGNGRAEFWVDLQPSGKVMMSVQFFVEDTDLDSKSLMSAKEEDGILTINRRRGAIKQAKVHFIKNHEFTATFFKQPTFCSVCREFVWGLNKQGYKCRQCNAAIHKKCIDKIIGRCTGTATNSRDTVFQKERFKIDMPHRFKTHNYMSPTFCDHCGSLLWGMVKQGLKCEECSMNIHHKCQTKVANLCGINQKLLAEALTQVSLKSSTKRPDPTLSEIGIYQAIDKNMPVDPSVLAAASQYGKLWDDTTPAPPSNTIPSRVSMSNFVFHKVLGKGSFGKVLLAELKGKGEYFAVKALKKDVVLMDDDVECTMVEKRVLALAWENPFLTHLFCTFQSKEHLFFVMEYLNGGDLMFHIQDKGRFDLYRATFYSAEIICGLQYLHSKGIIYRDLKLDNVMLDKDGHIKIADFGMCKENMLGENRATTFCGTPDYIAPEILLGQKYSFSVDWWSFGVLLYEMLIGQSPFQGDDEDELFESIRMDVPHYPRWITKEAKDLLEKLFERDPTRRLGVVGNIRGHAFFKTINWTALEKREVSPPFKPKVKSPNDCSNFDREFLSEKPRLSQSDKNLIDSMDQTAFNGFSFINPKMDTILEK; encoded by the exons ATGGCTCCGTTCCTGCGGATTGCCTTTAATGAATTTAACCTGGGAGACCTTCCTCCTATGACAGAGGAACCATTCTGTGCCATCAAAATGAAGGAATCGCTCAGCACAG AGCGAGGGAAGACGCTGGTCCAGAGGAAGCCCACCATGTACCCTGCGTGGAAATCCCCATTTGACGCACACATCTATGAGGGCCGAGTCATACAGGTGGTCCTGATGAAGACCGCAGAGGAGGCTCTGTCGGAGGCCACGGTCGGGGTCTCTGTCATTGCCGAGCGCTGCAAAAAAGGCAATGGTCGTGCAGAGTTCTGGGTGGACCTGCAGCCCTCTGGGAAGGTGATGATGTCTGTCCAGTTCTTTGTCGAGGATACAGACCTAG ATTCAAAGTCCTTAATGTCTGCGAAAGAGGAAGATGGCATCCTCACAATAAACAGAAGGAGAGGAGCCATCAAACAGGCCAAGGTTCACTTCATCAAGAACCACGAGTTCACAGCCACCTTCTTCAAACAGCCCACCTTCTGCTCGGTCTGCAGGGAGTTTGTGTg gGGTCTTAACAAGCAGGGCTACAAGTGTAGGC AATGTAATGCGGCCATTCACAAGAAGTGCATTGATAAGATCATTGGGAGATGCACAGGAACAGCAACCAACAGTCGAGATACAGTG TTTCAGAAGGAGCGCTTTAAGATTGACATGCCACATCGCTTCAAGACCCATAACTACATGAGTCCGACCTTCTGCGACCACTGTGGGAGTCTGCTGTGGGGAATGGTCAAACAAGGCCTCAAGTGTGAAG AATGTAGTATgaacatccatcataaatgccAGACCAAGGTTGCCAACCTCTGCGGAATCAACCAGAAGCTCCTGGCTGAGGCTTTGACTCAAGTTAGCCTG AAATCTTCCACAAAGCGTCCAGATCCCACTCTGTCAGAAATTGGAATCTATCAAGCCATAGATAAAAACATGCCAGTGGACCCTAGTG TGTTAGCGGCAGCCTCTCAGTATGGCAAACTATGGGATGATACGACCCCTGCCCCTCCCAGCAACACCATCCCATCCCGCGTCTCCATGAGCAACTTTGTGTTCCATAAGGTCCTGGGCAAAGGCAGCTTTGGAAAG GTGTTGCTGGCCGAGCTCAAAGGAAAGGGAGAATATTTTGCTGTAAAGGCCCTGAAGAAAGATGTTGTGCTTATGGATGATGATGTGGAGTGCACAATGGTAGAAAAAAGAGTGTTAGCATTAGCATGGGAAAACCCTTTTCTTACACACCTCTTCTGCACCTTTCAGTCGAAG GAGCACTTATTCTTTGTGATGGAGTATCTGAATGGAGGAGATCTGATGTTCCACATTCAGGATAAGGGGCGTTTTGATTTGTACAGAGCCAC GTTCTATTCTGCTGAAATCATCTGTGGACTACAGTACCTCCACTCTAAAGGCATTATATACAG AGATTTAAAGTTGGACAATGTGATGCTGGACAAGGATGGACATATTAAGATTGCAGACTTTGGGATGTGCAAAGAGAACATGCTTGGAGAAAACAGAGCTACCACATTCTGTGGCACACCAGATTATATTGCTCCTGAGATCCTGCTGGGACAGAAATACAGTTTCTCTGTGGACTGGTGGTCATTCGGCGTGCTTCTCTACGAGATGTTGATTGGCCAGTCGCCGTTCCAGGGCGATGATGAGGACGAGCTGTTCGAGTCGATCCGCATGGATGTACCTCACTACCCACGATGGATTACCAAGGAGGCCAAAGACCTGCTGGAGAAA ttATTTGAGAGGGATCCCACCCGACGGCTTGGTGTTGTGGGAAATATCCGTGGACATGCTTTCTTCAAGACAATCAACTGGACTGCACTGGAGAAACGAGAGGTGTCTCCGCCATTCAAGCCAAAAGTG AAATCCCCCAACGACTGTAGCAACTTTGACCGGGAGTTCCTCAGCGAGAAACCCCGTCTCTCTCAAAGCGACAAGAACCTGATTGACTCTATGGACCAGACTGCCTTTAATGGCTTCTCTTTCATTAACCCTAAAATGGACACCATTCTGGAGAAATGA